The Hermetia illucens chromosome 2, iHerIll2.2.curated.20191125, whole genome shotgun sequence genomic interval GAATCCTTCCCTATAGAAGGATGAACGGTTGCGTAGTCCATATAACGACGACCGTCTGGGTGGGATTTAAATCTGGtgcaataggttgcgatgggcgagtCATCTAATCTTCCTCCTATTTTTAAAACTGTacgtttttcgtcacctacATTCACTCTACCAGCGCGGCTAGACAAGTTATTGTCTTTGGACTACAGTTGTGGGAGTTGGCTAAAAAGTCAAGTTCACGTACTATCCAAAGAACACAGAGGGAACGCTAAATGTCTTGCCTCAAACGACGCAAAGTGCTGAAGTGTATGGGAAGGAATTTGTGATTCAAAGTTGAACTTTTTCATCCTCTGAATTTCGAAATAACGTTCAGAATATGTAGAATGATAGCCCTTTATTAACAAatagaataaattaaataaatacaatatCAACAACAATTAACATAATTAGTATTTACAACAAGTAAAATTATATAGACCGACTACAGATTGAGATTTACATTGCGTCCATTTACAAAATAAATACATAAGAgacattttaatttattgacTGTCGGAGAATTCCAATATGGATTACTCTCGTTCCTATTTAGCAAAAATATGGCATCAACGTTCCTCTCCTTCACATTGAATCGCTTCTTGACAGGATTCCttcttttaataatttcttatcAAAGATATCACCTTTAATTTCATTATAGCTTTGGTTTATCGCATTTTGATCCTCTTCATGGTCTTGATGTTCAGAGTCCTCACTGATAAAAAGATACAGGATAAGATTTAGTAAGAAAGTCATTACTTTTGCGAAGTATCTTTACCTGTACTGGTGTTTCCGGAACACTTTGAATAATCCTTTAGGACACTCTTTGTAGTAAGGGAAGCATTCCCCTGGTGAAATTTTACCTTCACCTATTTCCTGTGCTCGAACGTAGTCTGATATATGATCAGCGAATGGTGATTTGGAGGCCCTGAAAATTGAATAAGCAAAGTATTAATTTCTTGCTGGCTTTGTAAGATGGACTTCACCTacgttaaaaataatttaactaTTTCTCCTATGACTCCAAACCGGGTTAAGGGAAGGGAGTGTACTTCACAAATGGTTCTCAGCAGACATGCTTTTCCGTTGAGTCCAAATGTAGCCAAGAAATCCTCAACGATCCCGTAGAGGATGGCGCTGTAATAACAAAATATGTTCAGACTAGATGTTGAGCAATCCTTTTCTTGGCATTCACTACCTCGTCTTGCTTACTCAGAGTTTATTGATAATTAATTAATAGTTTGATGTAATACAATCTAGAGCTTACCGTTCTCCTCCATGGAATGCATGCTTATAGTCTGCAGGCATTTCTGGTTCCACCAACTTCTCTGCTGAatctattttcattttaaagtatccactttcgctgGCTACTTCATTTGAATCCTGAGTATCTCGTTTCATTCGATAGTGAAGATAATCCGCAATGTAATTCCCTGTAAAGAGGAATATAATCTTGGTAGAAGGTCTCCTATTCCTTATAGCAAAATATATAGACACCTAGCATCGATCCAGCTGCACGTCCAAAGGATCTGGCAAAAACAGGCGGAAGGACACCCAAAGGATTTTGTTCATCCGTTAGTCCAAGCTTGTCAAAGTCGACTAGAAAGTAATGATTGCTattaaaaaagatactttttaacTGATTATTTAGTCTTACTTGAAACCGGCAAACTGATAGTTATGTTCGACAGGAAACCTTCAGGTGGATGACGCACCAAGGGCATAGCAATTGTTGGTGTCATGGTTAGTGTAGTTCCAGGTGGGAGAGCTAAACGTCCATCATCTGTTACCCAAATTAACCGCTTCTTTCTGGAATGAGGCTGGTTTGATTCTCCGTCTATAAATTCTTCCTTATATTGGTCCTGATGAGACGGAGTTTTGTCCTGCTTATTTGACCAGTGACTGGTATTGTTCTTAGATGATTCAATGGATTCCTCTTGATTTTCATTTGATCCTTGTGAAGCTTTGACTAATATTGCTATTGTAAGTATCTGCCACAGCCATCGTATTTCCATAGTATGTGGTTAAATATTTGCTGGGAAAGTATAAAtggaaataataaacaaattggAGAACTTCAAgagtaattaattttaaatcaaGAAATATCCTACGAATTGGGAAAACGAGGTCTGGCATTTCTTAATTTAGTAAAATGATTTTAATATATTATTCGATTTGAAGCCTTTTAATGTAGTATATTGGgatgaaaatcactttggaaaattatgtgtgacgtcaatgtaaatTGTAGTAATGACAGTTAGCCAGGACACTAAAATTttataacagtagggcgaatatttcgTCTTCGTCGGGCGTCgggtcttcgggcgggccaagagtgtgtagggccgggctgagagtaggcccatccaactgacgaggatctgcttgtctgctggtcatgtgttaggggcaagtagatctggcggaggGATGGACTgaacaacagcccggggatcgtcctccctgcaccggagaaggtgctaataggaccccaagccaaggaacagcatacgccgagggctgcgtggccaatggggagcttggtttttagtatgcgaactctgaataccttgggcaccttca includes:
- the LOC119648916 gene encoding uncharacterized protein LOC119648916, whose protein sequence is MEIRWLWQILTIAILVKASQGSNENQEESIESSKNNTSHWSNKQDKTPSHQDQYKEEFIDGESNQPHSRKKRLIWVTDDGRLALPPGTTLTMTPTIAMPLVRHPPEGFLSNITISLPVSIDFDKLGLTDEQNPLGVLPPVFARSFGRAAGSMLGNYIADYLHYRMKRDTQDSNEVASESGYFKMKIDSAEKLVEPEMPADYKHAFHGGERAILYGIVEDFLATFGLNGKACLLRTICEVHSLPLTRFGVIGEIVKLFLTASKSPFADHISDYVRAQEIGEGKISPGECFPYYKECPKGLFKVFRKHQYSEDSEHQDHEEDQNAINQSYNEIKGDIFDKKLLKEGILSRSDSM